The following coding sequences lie in one Lytechinus pictus isolate F3 Inbred unplaced genomic scaffold, Lp3.0 scaffold_20, whole genome shotgun sequence genomic window:
- the LOC135157816 gene encoding uncharacterized protein LOC135157816 — protein sequence MPSVVKNEAIDRLPQVPVDETMDTIPTLEETRKAIHSLSSGKAPCLDSIPAEIYKEGGMALCKKLHQLFQQIWQHETVPQDFKDASIIHLYKRKGNRQACDNHRGISLLSIAGKILARVLLHRLTVHLEQGLLPESQCGFRKARGTVDMVFAARQLQEKCQEQNADLYSTYVDLTKAFDTVSREGLWRIMAKYGCPRKFIAIVRQLHDGMLARVQDNGETTDSFHVSNGVKQGCVLAPTLFSLMFSAMLTDAFSNTNMGIGIRYRTDGSVFNLYRKLKAKTKVSTDTITDFLFADDCALNASTEVDMQHSVDKFSETCNNFGLTISPKKTEVLHQPAPGKPCVEPYITISGQRLNVVDKFTYLGSTLSRNVVINDEVNARLAKASAAFGRLYNIKVYRAMVLTTLLYGCETRTVYRRHARKLNHFHTTCLRKLLGIKWQYRIPDTGPHSCKPTQHLHRPDQSQLRWAGHVARMPDERLPKKPLFGELQEGRRSHGGPKKRFKDTLKESLKSININHDTWEQKAQDSGAWRTAVHKGAEACEANRTVVAVARRQARKARTANPVAAANIPCPHYQRLFRAQIGLTSHLRTHQAND from the coding sequence ATGCCTTCAGTCGTAAAAAACGAGGCCATTGACAGGCTGCCTCAGGTCCCGGTCGATGAGACAATGGATACCATACCAACCTTGGAGGAGACTCGGAAAGCAATCCATTCATTATCTAGTGGCAAAGCTCCTTGTTTGGACTCCATTCCAGCTGAAATCTACAAAGAAGGTGGTATGGCCCTGTGTAAGAAACTCCACCAGTTGTTTCAACAAATTTGGCAACATGAGACAGTGCCTCAGGACTTCAAAGATGCCTCCATCATACATTTATACAAACGCAAAGGAAATCGCCAAGCTTGTGACAATCATCGTGGAATATCTCTGTTGTCCATCGCAGGCAAGATCCTTGCTAGAGTCCTACTCCATCGCCTCACCGTACACCTTGAGCAAGGCCTCCTACCTGAAAGCCAGTGTGGCTTCCGAAAAGCACGTGGCACTGTTGACATGGTGTTTGCTGCTAGACAGCTACAAGAGAAGTGTCAGGAACAAAATGCTGACCTCTACTCCACCTACGTCGATCTTACCAAGGCTTTCGACACTGTTAGCAGAGAGGGTCTTTGGAGAATCATGGCAAAGTATGGTTGCCCCAGAAAGTTCATCGCCATCGTACGACAGCTTCATGATGGCATGCTGGCAAGAGTTCAGGACAACGGTGAGACCACTGACTCATTCCATGTCTCCAACGGAGTGAAACAAGGCTGTGTCCTTGCTCCCACCTTGTTCAGTCTCATGTTCTCAGCCATGCTGACTGATGCCTTCAGCAATACAAACATGGGTATTGGCATCAGGTACAGGACTGATGGCTCTGTCTTCAACCTTTATAGGAAGCTTAAAGCAAAAACCAAAGTCTCAACTGACACTATCACTGACTTCCTGTTTGCTGATGATTGTGCCCTCAATGCTTCCACAGAGGTTGACATGCAGCATAGTGTTGACAAGTTCTCTGAGACCTGCAACAACTTCGGCCTTACCATCAGCCCAAAGAAGACTGAAGTATTACATCAACCAGCTCCAGGAAAGCCTTGCGTTGAACCTTACATCACAATAAGCGGACAACGTCTAAATGTGGTGGACAAGTTCACATACCTCGGCAGCACACTCTCAAGAAACGTTGTCATTAACGATGAAGTCAATGCCAGACTTGCTAAGGCAAGCGCTGCCTTCGGCAGACTATACAACATCAAGGTGTACAGGGCCATGGTTCTTACCACATTGCTGTACGGCTGTGAAACACGGACAGTATATCGGCGCCATGCCAGGAAGTTGAACCATTTCCACACCACCTGTCTGAGAAAACTTCTTGGCATCAAGTGGCAATACAGGATACCAGACACAGGTCCTCACTCATGCAAACCTACCCAGCATTTACACCGTCCTGATCAGTCTCAGCTCCGGTGGGCAGGACATGTTGCTCGCATGCCGGACGAACGTCTTCCAAAGAAACCTCTGTTTGGCGAGCTCCAGGAAGGAAGACGCTCTCATGGAGGCCCAAAGAAGCGCTTTAAAGACACACTAAAAGAATCACTTAAGTCTATTAACATCAACCATGACACATGGGAACAGAAAGCCCAAGACAGTGGAGCATGGCGAACAGCTGTACATAAGGGTGCTGAAGCATGTGAGGCCAATAGGACCGTCGTGGCCGTAGCCCGCAGGCAGGCCAGGAAGGCAAGGACTGCCAACCCTGTAGCAGCAGCCAATATTCCCTGTCCACACTACCAGAGACTATTTAGGGCACAGATTGGCCTGACTAGCCATCTGCGGACCCATCAAGCTAATGATTAA
- the LOC135157815 gene encoding uncharacterized protein LOC135157815, which translates to MPYPQHKQDLYQYQQMQHRLLEAISLSNVEIMKFNGNPLHYHEFMACFDNLIGSSTLDRGTKPMKLYQCCEGDVKSIIQCCMVMDPVLGYQRARELSRERFDSRFKIGEAWIEQITNGSALHGNDRTGLRKFADELQVCLETLKALNLTKEISSNRELVKLAERLPFHLKARWLKVVRDIRQRGRSPDITDMVKFVSDSAEEVNDPVFGELTATSPRSASKPSFNKQHSKCSYSTAVTDNSSFPRPKNCFKCHQEYTLFSCDSFKS; encoded by the coding sequence ATGCCATACCCGCAGCACAAGCAAGATTTGTATCAGTATCAGCAAATGCAGCATCGTTTGTTGGAAGCAATAAGCCTGTCAAATGTGGAAATCATGAAGTTTAACGGTAACCCTTTACACTATCATGAGTTCATGGCATGTTTTGATAATTTGATAGGCTCGTCTACACTAGACAGAGGGACAAAGCCCATGAAGCTGTATCAGTGCTGTGAAGGTGATGTCAAGAGCATCATACAGTGTTGTATGGTAATGGATCCAGTGCTAGGATATCAACGCGCCAGAGAATTATCTAGAGAACGCTTTGACAGTAGATTTAAGATAGGAGAAGCATGGATCGAACAGATAACTAATGGTTCTGCACTTCATGGAAATGATAGAACTGGACTACGCAAGTTTGCTGACGAATTACAGGTATGTCTTGAGACTCTTAAGGCATTGAATCTAACAAAGGAAATCAGCAGTAACAGAGAGCTGGTCAAACTGGCAGAAAGACTCCCATTTCATCTCAAAGCTAGATGGTTGAAAGTAGTGAGAGACATTAGACAAAGAGGTCGCTCACCAGATATCACTGACATGGTGAAGTTTGTATCTGATTCCGCCGAAGAAGTTAACGATCCAGTCTTCGGTGAGCTGACTGCGACTTCTCCAAGATCAGCATCTAAACCAAGCTTCAACAAGCAACATTCCAAGTGCAGCTACTCTACAGCAGTCACTGATAATTCAAGCTTTCCTAGGCCCAAGAACTGCTTCAAGTGTCATCAAGAGTATACTTTGTTTAGTTGTGACAGCTTTAAGTCCTGA